A portion of the Aythya fuligula isolate bAytFul2 chromosome 10, bAytFul2.pri, whole genome shotgun sequence genome contains these proteins:
- the OVCH2 gene encoding ovochymase-2 isoform X1, whose product MHVLPGKLPVLLMGIVCITEFHVVPFVLQKDPKCGQKVHETNPWSYLNLFTRIVGGSQVKQGSHPWQVSLKRRQKHFCGGTIVSAQWVVTAAHCILERNILEYLNVTAGEHDLRIRENGEQTLPVKYVIKHPNFDPRRPMNYDIALLKLDGAFNFSSSVLPACLPDPGEKFEAGYICTTCGWGRLNENGVLPQVLYEVNLPILNRKECSRALSSLKKPIQGDTIMCAGFPDGGKDACQGDSGGPLLCQRKHGVWILAGVVSWGMGCARGWIDNEKKKYYERGSPGIFTDLSAVLSWIQENMSADLKMKSSTPFCGVQDGKLPDSEGELHFPGSLKQFYQNHQLCVWTLLVPEGNYILLHFSHFDIEPETFCDFDSLSVYSKDNRLLGKFCGGDLPLPILIGSNSIRLKFVSDSKDYGTGFSMMYKALTPHILPNSGCESIAILFEEGVLQSMHYPEQYSNLADCQWIICAPEDHVIKLTYKSFEVEESEDCSYDAVTVYEDVGKEEEIAKSCGFDLPAPVLSSSALMLVVFHSDETKTFEGFKATISFVHVTDLDTLNSTSEEVFEDMDTTVEEIQVTTDDTCGVPSNQPRFIFSRIIGGEEAVPYSWPWQVSIQISNEHICGGAVLAKEWVVTAAHCFNSKELYRDLWMVVTGLHDLTEQEYRQKRSVKQYIIHPSFNKTTMDSDIALLQLAKPLEFNHYVRPVCLPAKDEVIQPSTVCIVTGWGTHEEDREKSKKLRQLEVPILVLDRCQTYYINLPSKVTQRMICAGFPLEEGKDSCTGDSGGPLVCPSEDDSGFYTLHGITSWGLGCGRKSYPGVYTNIAFFVDWIKQSVNTSDLPMFMV is encoded by the exons ATGCACGTTCTCCCTGGTAAGCTGCCAGTACTCCTGATGGGGATAGTTTGTATTACAGAATTTCATGTTGTACCATTCGTTCTTCAGAAAG ATCCTAAGTGTGGGCAGAAAGTTCATGAGACAAATCCATGGAGTTACCTTAACCTTTTCACTCGGATTGTTGGGGGAAGCCAGGTGAAACAAGGCTCACATCCATGGCAG GTTTCCTTGAAACGAAGGCAGAAGCATTTCTGTGGAGGCACCATTGTTTCTGCTCAGTGGGTGGTCACAGCAGCTCACTGTATCTTAGAAAG GAACATACTCGAGTATTTGAATGTCACTGCAGGAGAGCATGATTTGAGGATCAGGGAGAATGGAGAGCAGACACTCCCTGTTAAATATGTCATTAAGCACCCAAACTTTGACCCCAGAAGGCCGATGAACTACGACATTGCCCTTCTGAAGCTAGATGGAGCCTTCAACTTCA GTTCATCAGTTTTGCCAGCATGTCTTCCTGATCCAGGTGAGAAGTTTGAAGCAGGATATATCTGTACTACTTGTGGCTGGGGACGTTTAAATGAGA atGGAGTACTCCCTCAAGTTTTATATGAAGTCAATCTACCAATTCTGAATAGGAAGGAATGTTCAAGAGCATTGTCATCTTTAAAGAAGCCCATCCAAGGTGACACTATAATGTGTGCTGGATTTCCAGATGGAGGAAAAGATGCCTGTCAG GGAGACTCAGGGGGCCCTCTTTTGTGCCAACGTAAGCACGGTGTGTGGATTCTCGCTGGTGTGGTCTCCTGGGGGATGGGATGTGCTCGTGGCTGGATAGATaatgagaagaagaaatattatgAAAGAGGATCACCAGGAATATTCACAGACCTCAGTGCAGTACTTTCGTGGATTCAAGAAAATATGAGTGCTG acctgaaaatgaaaagttctACAC CATTTTGTGGTGTTCAAGATGGCAAACTCCCAGACAGTGAAGGAGAATTACATTTTCCTGGAAGTCTCAAACAGTTCTATCAAAACCACCA ATTGTGTGTATGGACTCTACTTGTACCGGAAGGAAATTAtatattgcttcatttttcccaCTTTGATATAGaaccagaaacattttgtgACTTTGATTCTTTATCAGTATATTCAAAAGACAACAGACTTCTTG GAAAATTCTGTGGAGGAGATCTTCCATTACCTATTTTGATTGGCTCCAATAGTATAAGGCTGAAATTTGTTTCTGACAGCAAGGATTATGGAACTGGTTTTTCCATGATGTATAAAGCTCTTACACCACATATACTTCCTA ATTCTGGCTGTGAGTCCATAGCCATCCTTTTTGAAGAAGGAGTGTTACAAAGCATGCACTATCCAGAACAGTACAGTAATCTGGCAGACTGTCAATGGATTATTTGTGCACCAGAGGACCATGTAATCAAG CTTACATACAAATCTTTTGAAGTAGAAGAGAGTGAAGATTGCTCTTACGATGCTGTGACTGTATATGAAGATgtgggaaaagaggaggaaattg CTAAGTCTTGTGGATTTGACCTACCAGCACCTGTTTTAAGCTCCTCTGCTCTGATGCTTGTTGTCTTTCACTCTGATGAAACAAAGACCTTTGAAGGATTCAAAGCTACAATCTCTTTTGTTCATGTAACAG aTTTAGATACTCTGAATTCAACTAGTGAAGAAGTTTTTGAAGATATGGATACGACTGTAGAAGAAATACAGGTTACAACAG atgaTACTTGTGGAGTGCCTTCAAATCAGCCCAGGTTCATCTTCAGTAGGATAATTGGAGGTGAAGAAGCAGTACCATACTCATGGCCTTGGCAGGTCAGCATACAAATTTCGAATGAGCATATCTGTGGAGGAGCTGTCCTTGCCAAAGAATGGGTTGTCACAGCTGCTCATTGCTTTAATTCTAA GGAACTGTACAGAGACCTATGGATGGTGGTCACAGGACTTCATGATCTTACAGAGCAAGAATACAGACAG AAAAGATCAGTGAAGCAGTATATTATACATCCAAGCTTTAACAAAACCACGATGGACTCAGATATTGCTTTACTGCAACTGGCCAAGCCCTTAGAATTCAACCACTATGTGCGGCCAGTGTGCCTCCCTGCGAAGGACGAAGTGATTCAGCCTTCAACGGTGTGCATCGTCACAGGATGGGGGACACATGAAGAAG acagagaaaagagtaaaaaactACGTCAGCTGGAAGTCCCTATCCTGGTGCTTGACAGATGTCAGACCTATTACATAAATCTGCCCAGTAAAGTGACTCAGAGGATGATCTGTGCTGGATTCCCTCTGGAAGAAGGCAAGGACTCATGCACA GGTGATTCTGGTGGCCCATTAGTTTGTCCTTCAGAAGATGACTCAGGATTTTATACCCTTCATGGAATCACTAGTTGGGGCTTGGGCTGTGGAAGGAAGAGCTACCCAGGAGTATACACAAATATCGCGTTTTTTGTGGACTGGATCAAGCAGAGTGTTAATACTAGTG aTCTTCCCATGTTCATGGTGTAG
- the OVCH2 gene encoding ovochymase-2 isoform X2, with the protein MHVLPGKLPVLLMGIVCITEFHVVPFVLQKDPKCGQKVHETNPWSYLNLFTRIVGGSQVKQGSHPWQVSLKRRQKHFCGGTIVSAQWVVTAAHCILERNILEYLNVTAGEHDLRIRENGEQTLPVKYVIKHPNFDPRRPMNYDIALLKLDGAFNFSSSVLPACLPDPDGVLPQVLYEVNLPILNRKECSRALSSLKKPIQGDTIMCAGFPDGGKDACQGDSGGPLLCQRKHGVWILAGVVSWGMGCARGWIDNEKKKYYERGSPGIFTDLSAVLSWIQENMSADLKMKSSTPFCGVQDGKLPDSEGELHFPGSLKQFYQNHQLCVWTLLVPEGNYILLHFSHFDIEPETFCDFDSLSVYSKDNRLLGKFCGGDLPLPILIGSNSIRLKFVSDSKDYGTGFSMMYKALTPHILPNSGCESIAILFEEGVLQSMHYPEQYSNLADCQWIICAPEDHVIKLTYKSFEVEESEDCSYDAVTVYEDVGKEEEIAKSCGFDLPAPVLSSSALMLVVFHSDETKTFEGFKATISFVHVTDLDTLNSTSEEVFEDMDTTVEEIQVTTDDTCGVPSNQPRFIFSRIIGGEEAVPYSWPWQVSIQISNEHICGGAVLAKEWVVTAAHCFNSKELYRDLWMVVTGLHDLTEQEYRQKRSVKQYIIHPSFNKTTMDSDIALLQLAKPLEFNHYVRPVCLPAKDEVIQPSTVCIVTGWGTHEEDREKSKKLRQLEVPILVLDRCQTYYINLPSKVTQRMICAGFPLEEGKDSCTGDSGGPLVCPSEDDSGFYTLHGITSWGLGCGRKSYPGVYTNIAFFVDWIKQSVNTSDLPMFMV; encoded by the exons ATGCACGTTCTCCCTGGTAAGCTGCCAGTACTCCTGATGGGGATAGTTTGTATTACAGAATTTCATGTTGTACCATTCGTTCTTCAGAAAG ATCCTAAGTGTGGGCAGAAAGTTCATGAGACAAATCCATGGAGTTACCTTAACCTTTTCACTCGGATTGTTGGGGGAAGCCAGGTGAAACAAGGCTCACATCCATGGCAG GTTTCCTTGAAACGAAGGCAGAAGCATTTCTGTGGAGGCACCATTGTTTCTGCTCAGTGGGTGGTCACAGCAGCTCACTGTATCTTAGAAAG GAACATACTCGAGTATTTGAATGTCACTGCAGGAGAGCATGATTTGAGGATCAGGGAGAATGGAGAGCAGACACTCCCTGTTAAATATGTCATTAAGCACCCAAACTTTGACCCCAGAAGGCCGATGAACTACGACATTGCCCTTCTGAAGCTAGATGGAGCCTTCAACTTCA GTTCATCAGTTTTGCCAGCATGTCTTCCTGATCCAG atGGAGTACTCCCTCAAGTTTTATATGAAGTCAATCTACCAATTCTGAATAGGAAGGAATGTTCAAGAGCATTGTCATCTTTAAAGAAGCCCATCCAAGGTGACACTATAATGTGTGCTGGATTTCCAGATGGAGGAAAAGATGCCTGTCAG GGAGACTCAGGGGGCCCTCTTTTGTGCCAACGTAAGCACGGTGTGTGGATTCTCGCTGGTGTGGTCTCCTGGGGGATGGGATGTGCTCGTGGCTGGATAGATaatgagaagaagaaatattatgAAAGAGGATCACCAGGAATATTCACAGACCTCAGTGCAGTACTTTCGTGGATTCAAGAAAATATGAGTGCTG acctgaaaatgaaaagttctACAC CATTTTGTGGTGTTCAAGATGGCAAACTCCCAGACAGTGAAGGAGAATTACATTTTCCTGGAAGTCTCAAACAGTTCTATCAAAACCACCA ATTGTGTGTATGGACTCTACTTGTACCGGAAGGAAATTAtatattgcttcatttttcccaCTTTGATATAGaaccagaaacattttgtgACTTTGATTCTTTATCAGTATATTCAAAAGACAACAGACTTCTTG GAAAATTCTGTGGAGGAGATCTTCCATTACCTATTTTGATTGGCTCCAATAGTATAAGGCTGAAATTTGTTTCTGACAGCAAGGATTATGGAACTGGTTTTTCCATGATGTATAAAGCTCTTACACCACATATACTTCCTA ATTCTGGCTGTGAGTCCATAGCCATCCTTTTTGAAGAAGGAGTGTTACAAAGCATGCACTATCCAGAACAGTACAGTAATCTGGCAGACTGTCAATGGATTATTTGTGCACCAGAGGACCATGTAATCAAG CTTACATACAAATCTTTTGAAGTAGAAGAGAGTGAAGATTGCTCTTACGATGCTGTGACTGTATATGAAGATgtgggaaaagaggaggaaattg CTAAGTCTTGTGGATTTGACCTACCAGCACCTGTTTTAAGCTCCTCTGCTCTGATGCTTGTTGTCTTTCACTCTGATGAAACAAAGACCTTTGAAGGATTCAAAGCTACAATCTCTTTTGTTCATGTAACAG aTTTAGATACTCTGAATTCAACTAGTGAAGAAGTTTTTGAAGATATGGATACGACTGTAGAAGAAATACAGGTTACAACAG atgaTACTTGTGGAGTGCCTTCAAATCAGCCCAGGTTCATCTTCAGTAGGATAATTGGAGGTGAAGAAGCAGTACCATACTCATGGCCTTGGCAGGTCAGCATACAAATTTCGAATGAGCATATCTGTGGAGGAGCTGTCCTTGCCAAAGAATGGGTTGTCACAGCTGCTCATTGCTTTAATTCTAA GGAACTGTACAGAGACCTATGGATGGTGGTCACAGGACTTCATGATCTTACAGAGCAAGAATACAGACAG AAAAGATCAGTGAAGCAGTATATTATACATCCAAGCTTTAACAAAACCACGATGGACTCAGATATTGCTTTACTGCAACTGGCCAAGCCCTTAGAATTCAACCACTATGTGCGGCCAGTGTGCCTCCCTGCGAAGGACGAAGTGATTCAGCCTTCAACGGTGTGCATCGTCACAGGATGGGGGACACATGAAGAAG acagagaaaagagtaaaaaactACGTCAGCTGGAAGTCCCTATCCTGGTGCTTGACAGATGTCAGACCTATTACATAAATCTGCCCAGTAAAGTGACTCAGAGGATGATCTGTGCTGGATTCCCTCTGGAAGAAGGCAAGGACTCATGCACA GGTGATTCTGGTGGCCCATTAGTTTGTCCTTCAGAAGATGACTCAGGATTTTATACCCTTCATGGAATCACTAGTTGGGGCTTGGGCTGTGGAAGGAAGAGCTACCCAGGAGTATACACAAATATCGCGTTTTTTGTGGACTGGATCAAGCAGAGTGTTAATACTAGTG aTCTTCCCATGTTCATGGTGTAG
- the OVCH2 gene encoding ovochymase-2 isoform X3, which produces MHVLPGKLPVLLMGIVCITEFHVVPFVLQKDPKCGQKVHETNPWSYLNLFTRIVGGSQVKQGSHPWQVSLKRRQKHFCGGTIVSAQWVVTAAHCILERNILEYLNVTAGEHDLRIRENGEQTLPVKYVIKHPNFDPRRPMNYDIALLKLDGAFNFSSSVLPACLPDPGEKFEAGYICTTCGWGRLNENGVLPQVLYEVNLPILNRKECSRALSSLKKPIQGDTIMCAGFPDGGKDACQGDSGGPLLCQRKHGVWILAGVVSWGMGCARGWIDNEKKKYYERGSPGIFTDLSAVLSWIQENMSADLKMKSSTPFCGVQDGKLPDSEGELHFPGSLKQFYQNHQLCVWTLLVPEGNYILLHFSHFDIEPETFCDFDSLSVYSKDNRLLGKFCGGDLPLPILIGSNSIRLKFVSDSKDYGTGFSMMYKALTPHILPTKSCGFDLPAPVLSSSALMLVVFHSDETKTFEGFKATISFVHVTDLDTLNSTSEEVFEDMDTTVEEIQVTTDDTCGVPSNQPRFIFSRIIGGEEAVPYSWPWQVSIQISNEHICGGAVLAKEWVVTAAHCFNSKELYRDLWMVVTGLHDLTEQEYRQKRSVKQYIIHPSFNKTTMDSDIALLQLAKPLEFNHYVRPVCLPAKDEVIQPSTVCIVTGWGTHEEDREKSKKLRQLEVPILVLDRCQTYYINLPSKVTQRMICAGFPLEEGKDSCTGDSGGPLVCPSEDDSGFYTLHGITSWGLGCGRKSYPGVYTNIAFFVDWIKQSVNTSDLPMFMV; this is translated from the exons ATGCACGTTCTCCCTGGTAAGCTGCCAGTACTCCTGATGGGGATAGTTTGTATTACAGAATTTCATGTTGTACCATTCGTTCTTCAGAAAG ATCCTAAGTGTGGGCAGAAAGTTCATGAGACAAATCCATGGAGTTACCTTAACCTTTTCACTCGGATTGTTGGGGGAAGCCAGGTGAAACAAGGCTCACATCCATGGCAG GTTTCCTTGAAACGAAGGCAGAAGCATTTCTGTGGAGGCACCATTGTTTCTGCTCAGTGGGTGGTCACAGCAGCTCACTGTATCTTAGAAAG GAACATACTCGAGTATTTGAATGTCACTGCAGGAGAGCATGATTTGAGGATCAGGGAGAATGGAGAGCAGACACTCCCTGTTAAATATGTCATTAAGCACCCAAACTTTGACCCCAGAAGGCCGATGAACTACGACATTGCCCTTCTGAAGCTAGATGGAGCCTTCAACTTCA GTTCATCAGTTTTGCCAGCATGTCTTCCTGATCCAGGTGAGAAGTTTGAAGCAGGATATATCTGTACTACTTGTGGCTGGGGACGTTTAAATGAGA atGGAGTACTCCCTCAAGTTTTATATGAAGTCAATCTACCAATTCTGAATAGGAAGGAATGTTCAAGAGCATTGTCATCTTTAAAGAAGCCCATCCAAGGTGACACTATAATGTGTGCTGGATTTCCAGATGGAGGAAAAGATGCCTGTCAG GGAGACTCAGGGGGCCCTCTTTTGTGCCAACGTAAGCACGGTGTGTGGATTCTCGCTGGTGTGGTCTCCTGGGGGATGGGATGTGCTCGTGGCTGGATAGATaatgagaagaagaaatattatgAAAGAGGATCACCAGGAATATTCACAGACCTCAGTGCAGTACTTTCGTGGATTCAAGAAAATATGAGTGCTG acctgaaaatgaaaagttctACAC CATTTTGTGGTGTTCAAGATGGCAAACTCCCAGACAGTGAAGGAGAATTACATTTTCCTGGAAGTCTCAAACAGTTCTATCAAAACCACCA ATTGTGTGTATGGACTCTACTTGTACCGGAAGGAAATTAtatattgcttcatttttcccaCTTTGATATAGaaccagaaacattttgtgACTTTGATTCTTTATCAGTATATTCAAAAGACAACAGACTTCTTG GAAAATTCTGTGGAGGAGATCTTCCATTACCTATTTTGATTGGCTCCAATAGTATAAGGCTGAAATTTGTTTCTGACAGCAAGGATTATGGAACTGGTTTTTCCATGATGTATAAAGCTCTTACACCACATATACTTCCTA CTAAGTCTTGTGGATTTGACCTACCAGCACCTGTTTTAAGCTCCTCTGCTCTGATGCTTGTTGTCTTTCACTCTGATGAAACAAAGACCTTTGAAGGATTCAAAGCTACAATCTCTTTTGTTCATGTAACAG aTTTAGATACTCTGAATTCAACTAGTGAAGAAGTTTTTGAAGATATGGATACGACTGTAGAAGAAATACAGGTTACAACAG atgaTACTTGTGGAGTGCCTTCAAATCAGCCCAGGTTCATCTTCAGTAGGATAATTGGAGGTGAAGAAGCAGTACCATACTCATGGCCTTGGCAGGTCAGCATACAAATTTCGAATGAGCATATCTGTGGAGGAGCTGTCCTTGCCAAAGAATGGGTTGTCACAGCTGCTCATTGCTTTAATTCTAA GGAACTGTACAGAGACCTATGGATGGTGGTCACAGGACTTCATGATCTTACAGAGCAAGAATACAGACAG AAAAGATCAGTGAAGCAGTATATTATACATCCAAGCTTTAACAAAACCACGATGGACTCAGATATTGCTTTACTGCAACTGGCCAAGCCCTTAGAATTCAACCACTATGTGCGGCCAGTGTGCCTCCCTGCGAAGGACGAAGTGATTCAGCCTTCAACGGTGTGCATCGTCACAGGATGGGGGACACATGAAGAAG acagagaaaagagtaaaaaactACGTCAGCTGGAAGTCCCTATCCTGGTGCTTGACAGATGTCAGACCTATTACATAAATCTGCCCAGTAAAGTGACTCAGAGGATGATCTGTGCTGGATTCCCTCTGGAAGAAGGCAAGGACTCATGCACA GGTGATTCTGGTGGCCCATTAGTTTGTCCTTCAGAAGATGACTCAGGATTTTATACCCTTCATGGAATCACTAGTTGGGGCTTGGGCTGTGGAAGGAAGAGCTACCCAGGAGTATACACAAATATCGCGTTTTTTGTGGACTGGATCAAGCAGAGTGTTAATACTAGTG aTCTTCCCATGTTCATGGTGTAG
- the OVCH2 gene encoding ovochymase-2 isoform X4, protein MHVLPGKLPVLLMGIVCITEFHVVPFVLQKDPKCGQKVHETNPWSYLNLFTRIVGGSQVKQGSHPWQVSLKRRQKHFCGGTIVSAQWVVTAAHCILERNILEYLNVTAGEHDLRIRENGEQTLPVKYVIKHPNFDPRRPMNYDIALLKLDGAFNFSSSVLPACLPDPGEKFEAGYICTTCGWGRLNENGVLPQVLYEVNLPILNRKECSRALSSLKKPIQGDTIMCAGFPDGGKDACQGDSGGPLLCQRKHGVWILAGVVSWGMGCARGWIDNEKKKYYERGSPGIFTDLSAVLSWIQENMSADLKMKSSTPFCGVQDGKLPDSEGELHFPGSLKQFYQNHQLCVWTLLVPEGNYILLHFSHFDIEPETFCDFDSLSVYSKDNRLLGKFCGGDLPLPILIGSNSIRLKFVSDSKDYGTGFSMMYKALTPHILPNSGCESIAILFEEGVLQSMHYPEQYSNLADCQWIICAPEDHVIKLSLVDLTYQHLF, encoded by the exons ATGCACGTTCTCCCTGGTAAGCTGCCAGTACTCCTGATGGGGATAGTTTGTATTACAGAATTTCATGTTGTACCATTCGTTCTTCAGAAAG ATCCTAAGTGTGGGCAGAAAGTTCATGAGACAAATCCATGGAGTTACCTTAACCTTTTCACTCGGATTGTTGGGGGAAGCCAGGTGAAACAAGGCTCACATCCATGGCAG GTTTCCTTGAAACGAAGGCAGAAGCATTTCTGTGGAGGCACCATTGTTTCTGCTCAGTGGGTGGTCACAGCAGCTCACTGTATCTTAGAAAG GAACATACTCGAGTATTTGAATGTCACTGCAGGAGAGCATGATTTGAGGATCAGGGAGAATGGAGAGCAGACACTCCCTGTTAAATATGTCATTAAGCACCCAAACTTTGACCCCAGAAGGCCGATGAACTACGACATTGCCCTTCTGAAGCTAGATGGAGCCTTCAACTTCA GTTCATCAGTTTTGCCAGCATGTCTTCCTGATCCAGGTGAGAAGTTTGAAGCAGGATATATCTGTACTACTTGTGGCTGGGGACGTTTAAATGAGA atGGAGTACTCCCTCAAGTTTTATATGAAGTCAATCTACCAATTCTGAATAGGAAGGAATGTTCAAGAGCATTGTCATCTTTAAAGAAGCCCATCCAAGGTGACACTATAATGTGTGCTGGATTTCCAGATGGAGGAAAAGATGCCTGTCAG GGAGACTCAGGGGGCCCTCTTTTGTGCCAACGTAAGCACGGTGTGTGGATTCTCGCTGGTGTGGTCTCCTGGGGGATGGGATGTGCTCGTGGCTGGATAGATaatgagaagaagaaatattatgAAAGAGGATCACCAGGAATATTCACAGACCTCAGTGCAGTACTTTCGTGGATTCAAGAAAATATGAGTGCTG acctgaaaatgaaaagttctACAC CATTTTGTGGTGTTCAAGATGGCAAACTCCCAGACAGTGAAGGAGAATTACATTTTCCTGGAAGTCTCAAACAGTTCTATCAAAACCACCA ATTGTGTGTATGGACTCTACTTGTACCGGAAGGAAATTAtatattgcttcatttttcccaCTTTGATATAGaaccagaaacattttgtgACTTTGATTCTTTATCAGTATATTCAAAAGACAACAGACTTCTTG GAAAATTCTGTGGAGGAGATCTTCCATTACCTATTTTGATTGGCTCCAATAGTATAAGGCTGAAATTTGTTTCTGACAGCAAGGATTATGGAACTGGTTTTTCCATGATGTATAAAGCTCTTACACCACATATACTTCCTA ATTCTGGCTGTGAGTCCATAGCCATCCTTTTTGAAGAAGGAGTGTTACAAAGCATGCACTATCCAGAACAGTACAGTAATCTGGCAGACTGTCAATGGATTATTTGTGCACCAGAGGACCATGTAATCAAG CTAAGTCTTGTGGATTTGACCTACCAGCACCTGTTTTAA
- the OVCH2 gene encoding ovochymase-2 isoform X6 produces MHVLPGKLPVLLMGIVCITEFHVVPFVLQKDPKCGQKVHETNPWSYLNLFTRIVGGSQVKQGSHPWQVSLKRRQKHFCGGTIVSAQWVVTAAHCILERNILEYLNVTAGEHDLRIRENGEQTLPVKYVIKHPNFDPRRPMNYDIALLKLDGAFNFSSSVLPACLPDPGEKFEAGYICTTCGWGRLNENGVLPQVLYEVNLPILNRKECSRALSSLKKPIQGDTIMCAGFPDGGKDACQGDSGGPLLCQRKHGVWILAGVVSWGMGCARGWIDNEKKKYYERGSPGIFTDLSAVLSWIQENMSADLKMKSSTPFCGVQDGKLPDSEGELHFPGSLKQFYQNHQNKSIIPDCVYGLYLYRKEIIYCFIFPTLI; encoded by the exons ATGCACGTTCTCCCTGGTAAGCTGCCAGTACTCCTGATGGGGATAGTTTGTATTACAGAATTTCATGTTGTACCATTCGTTCTTCAGAAAG ATCCTAAGTGTGGGCAGAAAGTTCATGAGACAAATCCATGGAGTTACCTTAACCTTTTCACTCGGATTGTTGGGGGAAGCCAGGTGAAACAAGGCTCACATCCATGGCAG GTTTCCTTGAAACGAAGGCAGAAGCATTTCTGTGGAGGCACCATTGTTTCTGCTCAGTGGGTGGTCACAGCAGCTCACTGTATCTTAGAAAG GAACATACTCGAGTATTTGAATGTCACTGCAGGAGAGCATGATTTGAGGATCAGGGAGAATGGAGAGCAGACACTCCCTGTTAAATATGTCATTAAGCACCCAAACTTTGACCCCAGAAGGCCGATGAACTACGACATTGCCCTTCTGAAGCTAGATGGAGCCTTCAACTTCA GTTCATCAGTTTTGCCAGCATGTCTTCCTGATCCAGGTGAGAAGTTTGAAGCAGGATATATCTGTACTACTTGTGGCTGGGGACGTTTAAATGAGA atGGAGTACTCCCTCAAGTTTTATATGAAGTCAATCTACCAATTCTGAATAGGAAGGAATGTTCAAGAGCATTGTCATCTTTAAAGAAGCCCATCCAAGGTGACACTATAATGTGTGCTGGATTTCCAGATGGAGGAAAAGATGCCTGTCAG GGAGACTCAGGGGGCCCTCTTTTGTGCCAACGTAAGCACGGTGTGTGGATTCTCGCTGGTGTGGTCTCCTGGGGGATGGGATGTGCTCGTGGCTGGATAGATaatgagaagaagaaatattatgAAAGAGGATCACCAGGAATATTCACAGACCTCAGTGCAGTACTTTCGTGGATTCAAGAAAATATGAGTGCTG acctgaaaatgaaaagttctACAC CATTTTGTGGTGTTCAAGATGGCAAACTCCCAGACAGTGAAGGAGAATTACATTTTCCTGGAAGTCTCAAACAGTTCTATCAAAACCACCA GAACAAATCTATCATTCCAGATTGTGTGTATGGACTCTACTTGTACCGGAAGGAAATTAtatattgcttcatttttcccaCTTTGATATAG